The genomic region GATACGAGCTTCCTGTCAACAGGTGGAAGCGGTTGGATTTTTGGGACACCGAGTGTGATGCAGCCATTTCTTCGTGAATATCGTTCTTTGCCAGCGGAGTCCTTCACTGCATGGGATCAAGGGCGTGATCCGGTGGCTGTCTGGTCATACACGGATGCAGATGGTGATTTCTGGTTTTACGCAGTGAACCGTTTGCCAGTGGCCGTGCATACTTCAATTCAGCTTCAAGAAGGCGCGATTGTCCGTTCAGCTGTTGATGACAGTGTGTTACCGCTTTCGGAGGAAGGTAGCTTGGAACTAACAATTGAACCGTTTATGCTGCGGGCATTTCGTATCCGTGGTGGTGGCGAACTGGTTTCCATCAAGAATACAGTGCCGGATACCTACACTGCGAAGCTTGGGCCGATGATTGCTGATGCTCGCCGCTTGCGGGCTGATCTCGCGGCAAAGCGCATTGCACCGGAGTTGAGTCGTGCAGATGTCGACGCGGCTTTGTCAGCCATGGATGGCGCCATCTCAGCCTATGAGGCAGGGGAGGTATATAAGGCGCGCGGCTTGCTTGAAAAGCTGCCTGCGGTCTTTGTTTACTACCTGAGTGGCCAATATCCGGAAGGATTGTGGGATCGTAGTCAAGCGCACGGAAACCCATATCTGGATACTTCCGATTTGGAGCACGAACGTATTTTAAATTCAAGCGAGCAGGAAATGGATTCCATACAATCCTTGGCCACCGGGCCAGATGGACTCATGTGGGTGAATTCGGAGAATACAATTCGTGCTTTTGATGCAAACGGGAACTGTGTGCGTGATTTATATCTATATGAAGAATACAGAACCTTTCCGGGGGATATTCGAAAACAAACGCTGGAACCTTCAGTTACTTACTCGCCGAGCATTTTCTTTGTCACGAAGGAAGGCAATCTGCTAGCGCAAAGTGGTGCAGCTCGCCCCGTCTTGCTGGATGGCAAAGATGGTCGAGTGCTTCCGCTGCCGAATAAACAGTTTGGTTATCCCGGTCAGGGCACCAGATTACTCGCTGCCGGTGGTGACGGGATTGCCGTGCTCTCTTGTCCGGAAGCTGGGCGTGAAGGTTTGTATGTCTATTCGACGGATGGAGTCTTGCAGTTTCAACTGAGCGAAGAGGCAGTGGGTTCTGCGGCTGTGGATGAACGCGGACGTATCTACGTGGGGCGTGCCGAATCGGTAGAAGTCTACAGTGCGGATGGACAGCACTTGCAGTCAATCTCTTCGCAAAACCCAAGGTCTCTGGCCGTTCGTGCAGATCGATTGGTTGTGCGCGAAGGTGGCTCCAAAACTTTGCGCGTGTTTCGCTTAGAACCGAATGGTGGCTTTAGGTTCGATTCTGAAGTGCAACTGGAAGAAGTGCCGCATGACTTCGATGTGGATGTGAACGGGAGATTGTGTTTCGCCTACATCAGACCGGTTGATCAAACCCTTGTGGGTGCTCGTGATCTGAATGAACCCAATGCGATTGTGGAAAGTCTCATCACCAGAGCTGTCTCTGGTCATCGTCTGACTGATGCAAGCCAATTGAAAGTTCTGGAAGGTCGAGTGTATTTCGCTGCGGATGGCAAGCTCTACCGGATTGATCCGACGAGGGATGATCGGATCGAATTAGCCTATGATCCTGGCTTTCGGATGGATCGACCACAGTTCGAGTCCTTTGCATTTGGGCCAGCAGGTGATCTCTATCTCAGCTCGCACTGGAATGGGATGAAGCGAGGGATCAATCTATTTGTGGCCAAACGAAGTGGGAACGGATGGGCAGAGCCTGAAGCGCTCAATGGGGGGCTGCCTGTGCTGGCTAACAGCTATGCATTCGCGCATGATTTGGCGGTCGACGGTCTGGGGCGTGTCTTGTTCGGCGCGAAAGGCAAGGTCGGACGTGAGAGTAAATACCTCATTCAAGCTTGGAGTGAACGCGATGAAAGCCTGACGACGCTCTACGCCTTGAACTCTAAAAATGAGGCTCGCTATGGTTTTTATCAGGATTCTGATGGAAAAACATATGTTGCCGGTGGGCAGTCGCGTCAGATTCTTTGTTTGGATGCGAAGGGTCAAGTTGATTGGGGTTGGGAGCGGACCAAGAGCAGTGCGCCGGGATACAAGGATATCCGGGATCCGAATGCTTTGACGATCGATAGTAAAGGCAACTTCTGGCTGCTGGATGGTTCACGGCACGAAGTGGAATTGTTTGCCCCATCGGGCGAATGTATGGCTGCGCTGGGCGGTTTTGGCACTTCAGATGAAGCCGATGGGGCTCTTCTGTTGCGTTCACCGTCGGGGATTGCCAGCATCCGGGATGCACAGGGCCGTGAATGGCTCTACATTGCTGATGCCGGGAATGGAGATATTGTGAAGATAGAAATTTATAAGAAATAAGCTGTTATGAAGGTATGTTTCGTTGGAGGAGGTGCTTTACGTCTATTCGGTATTATCCGAGGGGCGATGGCTGATTCTGGGGTGCTGGATGATGGGGAAGTCTTTCTCTATGACTTGAACGTGCCCCGAGCGGAAGCGATGGGAAAGATGCTCCTGAAAACGCCGGAGCAATCGCGGGCAAACTGTCGGATACGATGGGGCGATTCCTTGGATGAAGCGCTGGAGGGAGCCGATATGGTCGGCATTATTTTGCCGGCCAGCCCACAGAAATCATACATGCTGGGGCATCATGAGTCCTTTGATCGCGGTTTTATCAGTTCGGATAATGTCTCGCCGAATGGTGCGGTCTCGGCGGTTAAAATCGCTCCGGTTGTTATGAACATTGCCCGACGGATGGAAGTGCTGTGTCCCGAGGCTTGGTTGATTAATTTCGTGAACCCCATTGCGGTGCTTTCTGCGATGGTCAACAATCATACTAATATCCGTTGCTTGGGTGTATGCGCGGGTTTTACCAACCATCTATGGGATATTCCCAGGATTTTTGGGCAGGATGCCGAGGCCAAGGATTTAGAGGTTCACTGTGCCGGTGTGAACCATTTGAGCTATGTGGTTGAGGGTGAATGGCAGGGACAGCCGATCTTTGAGGCATTGGAGCAGCATACGGGGGATGACTGGCAAATGTGCGAACTACAGCCCTGGTGGAATGAATTCGCCCGCTCCAATATTACAAACAGTGTGAACACACTCGTTCGATTATGGCGCAAATATGGAGTTTTGGTGTTCTCTTCTGAAGGCGATGGTTTGGCGCATCTGATGTATGACGAGGCCTTGGTCAAATACCGAAAAGAAAATCCGAATCGCACGGTCGCCGAGGTGGAGGCTGCGATTGAGTCGGGCTGGCAAGCTCGGGCAAAGTTGGACAGCGACTTCAACCAATGGGTCGATCGGGACTTGGACACGAATTTCTGGGAAAATTACTGGAAGGAAAATCATACTTTCCGCCGGGCGGATCAGGATATCTTCGTAAGGATTATGGCGGCGGTTGCCGGTGTTCGCGAAATGCGTTTGGCGACCTCACGTCCGAACGAGGGCGCGATTGCGGGGATCCATCATGATCATGTGGTCGAATACACACAGTATCTTTATGAGGACTCCATCCGCTCAGCCTCGGTGTTCGCTTATGACATTCCGCCCGTGGTTCACGGATTATCTGCCGCTTTAGCCGCTCATCAAACCTTGCTCGGCAATGCACTGGCGTCAGAAGACCCTGTATTGCTGTCTCGGGCACTCTTAACTTATCCGGTTCGTCCTTTCAGCTCGGATCTGGGTGATTTGTATCGGACTCTATTTCATCTGGCCGGTGATGAAATCGCAGCCTGCTATCAACCGGCTATCCATCATTTTTAGTTATGAAGACAATTGATTTAAAAACCGAATTTTGTGTGGTCGGCGGTGGCCTTGCTGGACTCTGTGCTGCAGTTGCTGCGGCCAGACACGGAACGAAAACCGTATTGGTTCACGACCGTCCAGTGTTGGGTGGGAATGCCTCGAGTGAGATACGTGTTCCGGTGCAGGGTGCTTATGGCTCCTGGGATCGTAGCGTGCGCGAGACTGGGATCGTCGAAGAAATCATGCTGGAGACCCTCTACCGAAATCCCGGTGCCAATTGGCAAATGTGGGATCTCGCAATGCATGGGATCGCCAAGCAGGAACCGAATCTGACTCTGTTGTTGAACTGTTCATGCACCGAAGCAAGCGCGAGCGACGGACGCGTGCATTCGCTCCGTGCCTGGCAATCGACCACCCAGACTTGGTATGAAGTTTCCGCGCAGACATTTGCCGATTGCTCGGGCGATAGCATCCTGTCCTCTTTTGCCGGAGCTGAAATGCGGGAGGGGCGTGAAGCGGCGTCTGAGTTTGATGAACCGATTGCGCCGGAGCAGGCCAGTTCGACAAAGATGGGGATGAGTATTGTCTTTATCTGGCGCGACATGGGCAGTCCGCAACGCTTTATGCCACCCACTTGGATTCATGCCTACCATAACAATGAGGAGGCACCCAAGCACATGGATCAGATTAACCTGGAACCGATCAGTGGCTCGAATGGCTTCTTTGTGGAGTTGGGCGGTGAAGATGACACGATTCACGATTCCGAGGAGATCAAAGAAGCGTTGCTCAAAATGGGCCTTGGATTGATCGATCACTACAAGAATCATGGTGAGCACAATGCGGAGACTTTGACGCTTGAGTGGTTTGGCTTCCTGCCAGGCAAACGTGAGAGCTTGCGTTATGTGGGCGACTACATGTTGCGACAGAGTGATGTGCAGAAGCCGAATGAGTTTGAGGACATTGTCGCTTATGGCGGTTGGCCGATCGACGACCATGACTCCAAGGGCTCTTTGCGTAAGGGTAAGTATTCTCACGATTGGTTTGAGGTAAACTGCCCCTATGGGATTCCTTTCCGTAGCTTGTATTCGAAGAACGTCGATAACCTGATGATGGCCGGCCGAAACATCAGTGCAACCCATGTGGCGCTCTGCACGACCCGAGTGATGGCGACCTGTGCCGTCATGGGACAGGCGATTGGGACAGCGGCTGCCTTGGCTGCGCGTGAGAACTGCACGCCGCGTGAAGTGGGTCGAAACCATATCCAGGAACTGCAGGCGATGTTGCAGGCGGATGACTGCTGGCTGCCGGGTATTGCGCGGGATATTCCTGAACTTTCAGCGCAGGCGGCACTCACTGTGTCTTCAGGCGATGCGGAGTCGCTTCGCAACGGCCATGACCGTGAATACGAGGACGACAATCAAACAAATGCATGGCAGGCAGGCCAAGGCTCTTGGGCTGAGTATCGTTTCGATTCCAAGCAGAAGCTATCGCAAACGCGTATGATATTTGATAGTCATTTAAAGCGGAAGTGGGCAAATATGCCTTTGTGGTATCCCCGTGATGGTTGGGACACCAAGCCGGAGCCGACACTTGTGCGCGCCTATCGAATAATGATCGAAACTGATTCAGGCGAATGGGCTGAAGTCGCCTGTGAGAAAGAGAATTTTCAACGCTTGGTGCGTTTGCCTTTGGATATCGAAACGAAGGCGGTCAGGCTGATCGTGGATGAGACCTGGGGTGATGAAACGGTCAATGTATTCGCTTGGGAGGTCTGCTGATTTGGCACATTTTCAATGATGTGTGTTACTGGAATACAGCTCTATTTCCTGCCGGTTCAAACCCGAACACCTTATCAATTTGGTAAGGAAACGATGTCGGAGGTGATCTGTGCACGGGCTGCTGTCACCGTCACGGATACCAAAACTGGGAAAACAGCTCAGGGTTGGGGGGAGACACCCTTGAGTGTGGCATGGGTTTGGCCCGGTCGTTTACCCTTTTCTGAAAGGGAGGACGCGCTGAAGGATTTTTGCACTCGTATCGCCGAAGCATGGAAGCAAGCGGACTTTGTGGGGCATCCCTTGGAAATTGGGCACCGTTTTATCGAGGAGTGCCTCCCGGACTTACGCGGACAGTTTAATCAAAAGCGAGAGGTCGAGCGTCAGCTCCCGCAGTTGGCCGCTTTGGTATGTGCTTCTGCTTTTGATATCGCTCTGTATGATGCTTACGGCCATCTGCACGGGTTAGGCGTTTACGATTGTTTCGGCCCTGAGCACTTGACGAAGGATCTATCGCATTATCTGGAGGCGGATGCCGCGGAGGTCTCGTTTGATGGATTGTATCCGTCCGATTTCCTCGTTTCGCCTCCCGAACGGATTCCCGTGTGGCATTCAGTGGGAGGGACGGATCCGATTTTTGAGTCGGACCTTACCGGCAATGAACCTGACGATGACTATCCAGTCTTGCTAAAAGATTGGATTATTCGGGATCAGTTGAGTTGTCTCAAAGTTAAGCTTCGTGGGGATGATGCGTCCTGGGACTACGCACGTTTAGTCGCGATTGGTCGGATCGGGAATGAACTTGGTGTCCATTGGCTATGCGCGGACTACAATTGCACGGCACCGGATGCCGATTACGTCAATGCCATGTTGGATCGGCTTCGAGTCGAGGAGCCGCGTGTCCATGGTATGCTATTGTATGTGGAGCAGCCCTTTCCCTATGAACTGGAAGAACATCCAATCGATGTGCATTCGATTGCTGCGCGAAAGCCATTGTTTATGGATGAGAGTGCCCACGACTGGCGGATGGTTCGTCTTGGACGTCAACTTGGTTGGAATAATGTCGCACTCAAGACCTGCAAGACACAGACGGGGGCCATACTCTCGCTCTGTTGGGCAAAGGCTCATGGGATGACTTTGATGGTGCAGGACTTGACGAATCCTATGTTGGCGATGATTCCACACGCACAACTGGCAGCGCATGCCGGAACGATCATGGGGCTGGAATCCAATGCGCCTCAGTTTTACCCGGACGCATCCATCCCAGAAGCGACGGTGCATCCCGGTCTGTATCCCCGTGTCGGAGGGCAAATCGATTTATCCACATTAACCGGGCCCGGGTTTGGATATCGGGTTGACGAAATTGAACGTGATTTGCCTGCACCGGCTTTTGATGCATGAAGTGTATTCGTCTACAAATCTTGTCGTTCCTTTCGCTCTGCCTGTTTACTGGCTGTCAGCATGTAGCCAGTCAGCTCCAGCCGAAGCACGAAGGCACCCGGATCTTGCACTCAGATGAGCTGTATGCAGAGGTGGTGGACCCCGATTCAGAGAATCCATACCATCAGGGGCTTCGCTTTTCACCGGTCGCTCATGTTTTGAGCGTGTTCTATAAAGGGCATGAATTTCTTTACAACCCCGTGGCGCACAATTCGATCAAGGACGGTGGTGGGTTGGCGATGGAATTTGACCTGTTTCACCGTGGATACGAATTTGGCCCTCCCGGCTATATGGACGCAGAGGAAGGGGCCCCTTTTATGAAAATCGGGATCGGGCTCTTGAATAAGAACGGTCCAAAGTATGCCAGTTACAACCATTGCTACGATGTGTTTCAACTCGCGAAAACCGAGGTGGAGTGGCGAAAGGATTCTGCAGTGTATACCCAGCAGTGTCCCACGGTGAACGGTTATGGATACGAGCTGAAGTCTTGGTTGTCGCTGGAAGGGAATCGGATCGAAGTGCATCACCGATTAACGAATACAGGTAGTCGCAGCTTTTTTACACTGAACTACGTCCATAACTTTCTTCAGTTCGATGGCAAAAATTCAGTCAAGGGCTACGAGGTGTCCTTGCCGTATGAGTTCGACGCGACGATTGCGACAAAAGGTGTGATTCTCCAGGACGGTCGGAAACTTACCTTTGTCGATGAGGTGACTCCCAAGATGAAGGGGGCTTCCGCAAAGATTGAAGCATTTCCAGCTGATCGACTTGAGGAAACGATATATATCGATGATCCAGCACTGGGCATGTCGATGAAGGTGAGTGTTTCCGAGCCAGCCTGGCGTGTGACGATCCACGGGGGGATCGACTCATTGAGCCCTGAGCAATTTATTCGTTTGGATCTATCACCGGGTGAATCAAAGGAATGGGTTCGGCAATATATCTTTAAGGTTCGATAAAAATGATGACTGAGGATAAATTGTTTGATGTGAAACAAGCCCGCCAGATGGTCGAGGTGGTTCGTGGTCGATACCAGGCTTTAGATTTGTCGGATCGGTTTGTTTATCATGAACACGATGGTCCGCATGAATTCGATAAGAGTGATGCGGGCTTGGACTTTTTAAGTCATCATTTGGGTTTCTGAGAAATATGCCACATCGATGGAATCAGTATAATGGTTGGCTCCGGCGAGTAGTCCGTCCGGCGCGAATATGCATCGGGCTATTTCTATTGCTTAGCGCCGAGTTGCTTGCATTGGACTTGGGCACGCCGTTTCAGTCGAACGCAGTTTTCCAGCGTGACAAGCCATTGAAAATCTGGGGGACCGCTGAGGCGGATGAAGTCATCCGAGTGAGGTTCCATCATGCTGAGACGGTTGCTCGGGCAGACGCATCCGGCTCATGGGAATGCGTCTTGCCGCCAATGGAAGCAGGCGGCCCGTATCAATTAATTGTAGAAGGAGCACAGTCCCGGATAGAGTGCGATGAAATCCTCATGGGGGATGTGTGGTTATGCGCCGGACAGTCCAACATGGAGTGGGCTGTGGAGCGCTCAATGAATGCGGAGGAGGAAATCGCCGCAGCTGACTATCCTTCGATTCGATTTATCAGAGTGCCACGGCGCAACATGGAGAAACCTGCCGAGCGGGTTTCGGCAACTTGGACGGTGTGTAGCCCCGAGAGTATTGCACCCTGTTCGGCGGTGGCCTACTATTTTGCCCGCGAACAATGGAGGCGGCATGGGGTGCCTATCGGATTGATTGTCGCGCCTGTGGGTGGCTCTCGTATTCAACGGTGGATTAGTGAGGAGGGGTATCAGAAATTTCCGAACTGGAAGCAGGACTTCGACCGGAAACTGGAATCAATTCGGGAACCCGATGCGGTGAATGCTTTTTTTCGTGAAGCTTATCTCCAATGGATTTCGGACGAGTTTTCTGCCGACTATCTACCGAGCCTGGAGACGGAAAAGCGATTTTTGCATTCTGAGGTCCGCGAATTGTGGCTGGTTGTCTATCAGCCGTATTTTATCGAGAAATACGG from Coraliomargarita parva harbors:
- a CDS encoding FAD-dependent oxidoreductase encodes the protein MKTIDLKTEFCVVGGGLAGLCAAVAAARHGTKTVLVHDRPVLGGNASSEIRVPVQGAYGSWDRSVRETGIVEEIMLETLYRNPGANWQMWDLAMHGIAKQEPNLTLLLNCSCTEASASDGRVHSLRAWQSTTQTWYEVSAQTFADCSGDSILSSFAGAEMREGREAASEFDEPIAPEQASSTKMGMSIVFIWRDMGSPQRFMPPTWIHAYHNNEEAPKHMDQINLEPISGSNGFFVELGGEDDTIHDSEEIKEALLKMGLGLIDHYKNHGEHNAETLTLEWFGFLPGKRESLRYVGDYMLRQSDVQKPNEFEDIVAYGGWPIDDHDSKGSLRKGKYSHDWFEVNCPYGIPFRSLYSKNVDNLMMAGRNISATHVALCTTRVMATCAVMGQAIGTAAALAARENCTPREVGRNHIQELQAMLQADDCWLPGIARDIPELSAQAALTVSSGDAESLRNGHDREYEDDNQTNAWQAGQGSWAEYRFDSKQKLSQTRMIFDSHLKRKWANMPLWYPRDGWDTKPEPTLVRAYRIMIETDSGEWAEVACEKENFQRLVRLPLDIETKAVRLIVDETWGDETVNVFAWEVC
- a CDS encoding enolase C-terminal domain-like protein, with protein sequence MMCVTGIQLYFLPVQTRTPYQFGKETMSEVICARAAVTVTDTKTGKTAQGWGETPLSVAWVWPGRLPFSEREDALKDFCTRIAEAWKQADFVGHPLEIGHRFIEECLPDLRGQFNQKREVERQLPQLAALVCASAFDIALYDAYGHLHGLGVYDCFGPEHLTKDLSHYLEADAAEVSFDGLYPSDFLVSPPERIPVWHSVGGTDPIFESDLTGNEPDDDYPVLLKDWIIRDQLSCLKVKLRGDDASWDYARLVAIGRIGNELGVHWLCADYNCTAPDADYVNAMLDRLRVEEPRVHGMLLYVEQPFPYELEEHPIDVHSIAARKPLFMDESAHDWRMVRLGRQLGWNNVALKTCKTQTGAILSLCWAKAHGMTLMVQDLTNPMLAMIPHAQLAAHAGTIMGLESNAPQFYPDASIPEATVHPGLYPRVGGQIDLSTLTGPGFGYRVDEIERDLPAPAFDA